In Aedes albopictus strain Foshan chromosome 3, AalbF5, whole genome shotgun sequence, the following are encoded in one genomic region:
- the LOC134284244 gene encoding myb-like protein D, with amino-acid sequence NNNNNNNNNNNNNNNNNNNNNNNNNNNNNNNNNNNNNNNNNNNNNNNNNNNNNNNNNNNNNNNNNNNNNNNNNNNNNNNNNNNNNNNNNNNNNNNNNNNNNNNNNNNNNNNNNNNNNNNNNNNNNNNNNNNNNNNNNNNNNNNNNNNNNNNNNNNNNN; translated from the coding sequence aataataataataataataataataataataataataataataataataataataataataataataataataataataataataataataataataataataataataataataataataataataataataataataataataataataataataataataataataataataataataataataataataataataataataataataataataataataataataataataataataataataataataataataataataataataataataataataataataataataataataataataataataataataataataataataataataataataataataataataataataataataataataataataataataataataataataataataataataataataataataataataataataataataataataataataataataataataataataataat